A window of the Gemmatirosa kalamazoonensis genome harbors these coding sequences:
- a CDS encoding sigma-70 family RNA polymerase sigma factor, with product MTSPSATRRSTPQGTPRATPPNGSAAPATDPTWRRLAAGDTAAREQLLTEHLGLVHHVARQMSRTLAVRADFDELVSAGTMGLMNALESFDASRGLAFSTYAAPRIRGAILDELRRQDHVPRSIRRKAREIAAARESLMRVLGRAPEDKEVADHLNVDLDTLWKWQGDIEGAHHVPIDRAPGDRDSQNPTPLDLLPSDDDGAEDKLNHEQEVAILREAILKLKEQERVVLSLYYFEELKLHEIATVLDLTESRVSQIRSKALGKLRGELAPLRARVA from the coding sequence ATGACTTCCCCCTCCGCCACGCGCCGCTCGACGCCGCAGGGCACGCCGCGCGCGACGCCGCCTAACGGATCCGCTGCCCCGGCCACCGACCCGACGTGGAGGCGCCTCGCCGCCGGCGACACGGCGGCGCGCGAGCAGCTGCTCACCGAGCACCTCGGCCTCGTGCACCACGTGGCGCGGCAGATGTCGCGCACGCTCGCGGTGCGCGCCGACTTCGACGAGCTGGTGAGCGCCGGCACGATGGGGCTCATGAACGCGCTCGAGTCGTTCGACGCGTCGCGCGGCCTCGCGTTCAGCACGTACGCGGCGCCCCGCATCCGCGGCGCGATCCTCGACGAGCTGCGGCGCCAGGACCACGTGCCGCGCTCGATCCGGCGCAAGGCGCGCGAGATCGCCGCCGCGCGCGAGTCGCTCATGCGCGTGCTCGGCCGCGCTCCGGAGGACAAGGAGGTCGCCGACCACCTGAACGTGGATCTCGACACGCTGTGGAAGTGGCAGGGCGACATCGAGGGCGCGCACCACGTGCCGATCGACCGCGCGCCCGGCGATCGCGACTCGCAGAACCCGACGCCGCTCGACCTGCTGCCGTCCGACGACGACGGCGCCGAGGACAAGCTGAACCACGAGCAGGAGGTCGCGATCCTGCGCGAGGCGATCCTCAAGCTGAAGGAGCAGGAGCGCGTGGTGCTGTCGCTGTACTACTTCGAGGAGCTGAAGCTGCACGAGATCGCGACGGTGCTCGACCTCACGGAGTCGCGCGTGTCGCAGATCCGCTCCAAGGCGCTCGGCAAGCTGCGCGGCGAGCTGGCGCCCCTGCGGGCGCGCGTCGCGTGA